The Desulfuromonas versatilis genome has a segment encoding these proteins:
- a CDS encoding cytochrome P460 family protein — MRRLWWGGFLVLVLMASGERAGAVDLKETMKGILDAAAGFSPYVDAQGAISLPLGVRGEWVHLGSWVVPDEKAPGYGFHDVYTQPESVAAFRKNGVFPDGAVLVKEIRTVKTDDLTTGRASWAGEPAVWFVMVKDGKNRFAGNPLWGEGWGWALFKAEDPKKNVATSFQKDCMACHIPAKETDWVYLQGYPSLQ, encoded by the coding sequence ATGCGCAGACTGTGGTGGGGAGGATTTCTGGTTTTGGTGCTGATGGCCTCGGGGGAGAGAGCCGGGGCGGTGGACCTCAAGGAGACCATGAAGGGCATTTTGGATGCCGCCGCCGGCTTCTCGCCCTACGTGGATGCCCAGGGGGCGATTTCCCTTCCCCTCGGGGTCCGGGGGGAGTGGGTACATCTGGGCAGCTGGGTGGTCCCCGATGAAAAAGCCCCCGGCTACGGCTTTCACGACGTGTACACGCAACCCGAATCGGTCGCCGCGTTCCGGAAGAACGGCGTGTTTCCCGATGGCGCGGTGCTGGTCAAGGAGATCCGCACCGTCAAGACCGATGACCTGACCACCGGCAGGGCCAGCTGGGCCGGGGAGCCGGCGGTGTGGTTCGTCATGGTCAAGGACGGGAAAAACCGCTTCGCCGGCAACCCCCTGTGGGGGGAAGGGTGGGGCTGGGCCCTGTTCAAGGCGGAAGATCCCAAGAAAAACGTGGCGACCAGCTTTCAGAAGGATTGCATGGCCTGCCACATCCCCGCCAAGGAGACGGACTGGGTCTACTTGCAGGGCTACCCGAGCCTGCAGTGA
- a CDS encoding superoxide dismutase family protein translates to MIGQPNRWMIIACSLFALLFMGACEKKDAPQQSAQQTPAPSAPEEKAMAESAPARAVAELKPTEGNEASGTLTLTEQEGGVLVVVDAKGLTPGQHGFHFHEKGDCSAPDATSAGGHFNPESTPHGAPDNPATERHAGDLGNLEAAEDGTAHYERLDPHISLSGPNSVVGKAVIVHAQADDLTSQPTGNAGARVACGVIEAQ, encoded by the coding sequence ATGATCGGACAACCCAACAGATGGATGATAATCGCCTGTTCGCTTTTCGCCCTGCTGTTCATGGGGGCCTGCGAAAAGAAAGACGCCCCCCAGCAAAGCGCCCAGCAAACCCCGGCGCCTTCTGCCCCGGAGGAAAAGGCCATGGCGGAGTCCGCTCCGGCCCGCGCGGTGGCCGAACTGAAGCCCACCGAGGGCAATGAGGCGAGCGGCACCCTTACCCTGACCGAGCAGGAGGGAGGCGTGCTGGTGGTAGTCGATGCCAAGGGCCTGACCCCTGGCCAGCACGGCTTCCATTTCCACGAGAAGGGGGACTGCAGCGCCCCGGACGCCACCTCCGCGGGCGGTCATTTCAACCCGGAAAGCACCCCCCACGGCGCTCCGGACAACCCGGCAACGGAGCGTCATGCAGGGGATTTGGGCAACCTGGAGGCCGCGGAGGACGGAACTGCGCATTATGAACGGCTGGATCCCCATATTTCGCTCAGCGGGCCGAATTCCGTGGTCGGCAAGGCGGTCATCGTTCATGCCCAGGCCGACGACCTGACCTCCCAGCCCACCGGCAACGCCGGTGCGCGGGTCGCCTGCGGGGTGATCGAGGCGCAATAG
- a CDS encoding RT0821/Lpp0805 family surface protein, with translation MKRWISMLCVLIWAVAALAPGWGQESGEPFDATEQAAMTETFQYALEYNQTSQESTWINPDTGHSGAMVPVQTYQNGDGLYCREFIQTIIVAGRQEQGYGTACRQPDGTWQIVSDEAPTAAAQVVANPAYIYVERDPYRYAYPWVYYDPFYYPYPIFFSFVFSSGHHHFKGHRFHHGQHFRKHVFHDHSQHRRVFNVHGDGHFRGSAKIHDRQHFDGRRRIDDKGRFDARRDRSGERDFRGVVKIRSPQRVFDTPRFGGERGSRSFEGNRSLRGERGDRMWRGDRGGKFFRGDHRGGGGDRQFRGDFRGNGGRFEGGSGKRGGSGHRGGSGRR, from the coding sequence ATGAAACGGTGGATCTCGATGCTGTGCGTGCTGATCTGGGCCGTGGCCGCTCTGGCCCCGGGTTGGGGGCAGGAGAGCGGTGAGCCGTTCGATGCCACGGAACAGGCGGCAATGACCGAAACCTTCCAGTACGCCCTGGAATACAACCAGACAAGCCAGGAAAGCACCTGGATCAACCCCGACACGGGCCATTCGGGGGCAATGGTGCCGGTGCAGACCTACCAGAACGGCGATGGCCTGTACTGCCGGGAATTCATCCAGACCATCATCGTCGCCGGCCGCCAGGAACAGGGCTACGGCACCGCCTGCCGGCAGCCCGACGGCACCTGGCAGATCGTCAGCGATGAGGCGCCGACCGCCGCAGCCCAGGTGGTCGCAAATCCTGCCTACATCTACGTCGAACGCGACCCCTACCGGTACGCCTACCCCTGGGTCTACTACGACCCCTTCTACTATCCGTACCCGATCTTCTTCAGCTTCGTGTTTTCCAGCGGCCATCATCACTTCAAGGGGCACCGCTTCCACCATGGCCAGCATTTCCGCAAACACGTTTTCCATGACCATTCCCAGCACCGGCGGGTATTCAATGTCCATGGCGATGGGCATTTCCGGGGATCGGCCAAGATCCATGATCGGCAGCATTTCGATGGGCGGCGGCGCATCGACGACAAGGGGCGTTTCGATGCTCGCAGGGACCGCAGTGGCGAGCGGGACTTTCGTGGGGTGGTGAAAATCCGCAGTCCGCAAAGGGTGTTCGACACCCCCAGGTTCGGCGGCGAGCGCGGTAGTCGCTCCTTCGAGGGGAACCGGTCATTGCGCGGCGAGCGCGGCGACAGGATGTGGCGCGGGGACCGCGGCGGCAAATTCTTCCGCGGCGACCACCGCGGCGGCGGTGGCGACCGGCAGTTCCGGGGGGATTTCCGGGGCAACGGCGGGCGCTTCGAGGGTGGGTCCGGGAAGCGCGGCGGCTCTGGCCATCGCGGAGGTTCCGGGCGCAGATAA